One Candidatus Planktophila limnetica DNA segment encodes these proteins:
- a CDS encoding ABC transporter substrate-binding protein — MESKRRLSPEARSIINSQMSRRALIAGAGGLSAAGLLTACGGSSSGGSTEGAVRWANWTLYLDYDSEAQSYPTLEKFIAESGISVDYKEDYNDNDEFWGKVQGQLKLGEDIGYDIVAPTDWMAGRWIRMGYAQELDAANIPNKVNILDALANVNFDPGRKSSLTWQSGFGGFGWNKEKVPGGVKTLDQLFSKANKGKVEVLSELRDTIGIILQYQGVDPSQNFTEDQYMNAVDYLAKMIKDGFIRQVKGNDYKEDLISGDAIAVIGWSGDLFQLASENDGKFEFAIPESGGMLWSDNLLIPSTSTNKANAEKVINNYYDPAVAAEVAAYVNYICPVKGAQAEMEKIDPALAASPFIFPTAETLQQVKVFRGLTPAEETSFTTAFQEAAGN, encoded by the coding sequence ATGGAATCAAAGCGTCGACTTTCACCAGAAGCACGTTCAATAATTAATTCACAAATGTCACGTCGTGCACTGATTGCAGGTGCTGGTGGATTGAGTGCTGCTGGGTTACTTACAGCATGTGGTGGGTCATCATCAGGTGGCAGCACAGAAGGTGCTGTGCGTTGGGCAAACTGGACACTGTATTTAGATTACGACTCAGAGGCACAGTCATATCCAACACTTGAGAAATTTATTGCCGAATCTGGAATTAGCGTTGATTACAAAGAAGATTACAACGATAACGATGAATTCTGGGGCAAAGTACAAGGCCAGCTAAAACTCGGTGAAGATATTGGGTATGACATCGTTGCACCAACTGACTGGATGGCTGGTCGTTGGATTCGCATGGGATACGCACAAGAATTAGATGCAGCAAATATTCCTAATAAGGTAAACATTCTAGATGCGCTCGCGAACGTTAACTTTGATCCAGGTCGTAAGTCATCTCTTACATGGCAATCAGGCTTTGGTGGTTTTGGTTGGAATAAAGAAAAAGTTCCTGGGGGAGTTAAAACTCTTGATCAACTATTTTCAAAAGCCAACAAGGGCAAAGTAGAAGTTCTCTCCGAACTTCGCGACACCATTGGAATTATTCTTCAGTACCAAGGCGTAGATCCATCACAGAACTTCACAGAAGATCAGTACATGAACGCCGTTGATTACTTAGCAAAGATGATTAAAGATGGATTTATTCGCCAAGTTAAGGGAAATGATTACAAGGAAGATTTGATCAGCGGCGATGCAATTGCCGTTATTGGTTGGTCTGGAGACCTCTTCCAACTTGCGTCAGAAAATGATGGCAAGTTTGAGTTTGCAATTCCAGAATCAGGCGGAATGTTGTGGAGTGATAACTTGCTTATTCCATCGACTTCTACCAATAAAGCTAATGCTGAAAAGGTCATTAATAATTACTACGACCCAGCAGTTGCGGCAGAAGTTGCCGCATACGTAAATTACATCTGTCCTGTAAAGGGTGCACAAGCGGAAATGGAAAAGATTGACCCAGCTCTTGCTGCAAGTCCATTCATCTTCCCAACCGCAGAAACTCTTCAACAAGTGAAGGTATTCCGCGGATTAACACCAGCGGAGGAAACTTCATTTACAACAGCATTCCAGGAAGCCGCCGGCAACTAA
- a CDS encoding ABC transporter ATP-binding protein: MADASSSTRGDLRIVNVTKSFGDFTAVDDLTLTIPEGSFFALLGPSGCGKTTTLRMVAGLEEPTQGSIHIGNTDITHSRPYQRPVNTVFQNYALFPHLSIYENIAFGLRRRGIKDVKEAVDKVLNLVELPHLAQRKPVQLSGGQQQRIALARAIVNRPALLLLDEPLGALDLKLRRQMQIELKWIQTEVGITFVHVTHDQEEAMTMADTIAVMNEGKVEQMGTPADLYDNPKTAFVANFLGQSNLIEGKIDGNDGDNFVVDLFGQKIKINKNRSHAKDSSVLAGIRPEKIRIQPAGTAMSGNVLTGGVISDASYIGVSTQYQVEMPWKQELMVFEQNDDGIAPLEKGDAVTLSWEPVFTFALDGREDAFAGSEVHADEE; encoded by the coding sequence ATGGCCGATGCTTCATCATCAACTCGTGGTGATCTTCGAATTGTTAACGTTACAAAATCTTTCGGAGATTTCACCGCAGTTGATGATTTGACGCTGACCATTCCCGAAGGGTCTTTCTTTGCACTGCTCGGTCCATCAGGTTGTGGAAAAACTACAACACTTCGAATGGTCGCGGGTTTAGAAGAACCAACTCAGGGAAGCATTCATATTGGCAATACTGACATTACGCATTCACGTCCGTACCAACGTCCTGTCAATACTGTTTTTCAAAACTATGCCTTATTTCCACACCTTTCAATCTATGAAAACATCGCATTTGGTTTACGCCGCCGCGGTATCAAAGATGTCAAAGAGGCCGTAGACAAGGTTTTAAACCTTGTAGAGCTACCGCATTTAGCCCAACGCAAACCTGTGCAGTTATCTGGTGGCCAACAACAGCGCATTGCACTTGCTCGCGCAATTGTTAATCGACCTGCGTTATTACTTCTTGATGAACCACTGGGCGCACTCGACCTCAAATTACGTCGACAGATGCAGATCGAACTTAAGTGGATTCAAACTGAAGTGGGCATCACATTCGTGCACGTCACACATGATCAAGAAGAAGCTATGACTATGGCTGACACGATTGCCGTTATGAATGAAGGAAAAGTTGAGCAGATGGGAACACCTGCCGATCTCTACGATAATCCAAAGACTGCATTCGTTGCTAACTTCCTTGGTCAGTCAAATCTGATCGAAGGAAAAATCGATGGAAATGATGGCGATAACTTTGTAGTTGATCTCTTTGGCCAGAAGATCAAAATCAATAAGAATCGCAGCCATGCAAAAGACTCTTCGGTTCTTGCAGGAATTCGCCCTGAAAAGATTCGTATTCAACCTGCTGGTACAGCGATGTCGGGAAATGTTCTCACCGGTGGAGTAATTTCTGATGCTTCATACATTGGCGTGAGTACTCAGTACCAAGTTGAAATGCCATGGAAGCAAGAACTTATGGTTTTTGAGCAAAATGATGATGGCATTGCGCCACTTGAAAAAGGCGATGCAGTAACTCTTTCATGGGAACCAGTCTTTACTTTCGCTCTCGATGGTCGCGAAGATGCATTCGCTGGTTCTGAAGTGCATGCGGATGAAGAGTAA
- a CDS encoding ABC transporter permease, whose protein sequence is MAFLHAAGSKVSSLKEKRSLLPYLLLAPGIIWLFTFFVLPIANLARTSTQTPVANGETGSYEQTFRFANYIDAFIDNKEQFSRSFIYAFLATVLALAIAYPLAYGIAFKSGKYKNLLLVLVVAPFFTSFLLRTIAWKQILGEEGPVIAVLRGIHIIGENTSLTASAFAVVTGMTYNFLPFMTLPLYASLERIDPRTMEAAGDLYANAITTFRKVTLPLSMPGVVAGTLLTFIPAAGDYVNAAILGNPNTKMLGNVIESRFFKIVDYPTAAALSFTLMAAILILVTIYIRKAGTEELV, encoded by the coding sequence ATGGCCTTTTTGCACGCAGCGGGTTCTAAAGTAAGTTCCCTAAAAGAGAAGAGATCCTTACTTCCTTATCTACTGCTTGCACCAGGAATTATCTGGCTCTTTACATTCTTTGTTCTGCCAATTGCTAACCTCGCGCGAACATCTACACAAACTCCAGTTGCAAATGGTGAGACTGGTTCTTATGAGCAAACATTTAGATTTGCAAATTACATAGATGCATTTATTGATAACAAGGAACAATTCAGCCGTTCGTTCATCTATGCATTTTTAGCTACAGTTTTAGCTTTAGCCATTGCCTATCCATTGGCATATGGCATTGCATTTAAATCTGGGAAATATAAGAATTTATTGCTTGTTCTAGTCGTTGCTCCATTTTTCACATCATTTTTGCTCCGTACAATTGCCTGGAAGCAAATTCTTGGAGAAGAAGGCCCTGTCATCGCAGTACTTCGCGGTATACACATCATCGGTGAAAATACATCGCTGACGGCAAGTGCTTTTGCGGTTGTAACGGGAATGACCTACAACTTTTTACCATTCATGACCTTGCCCTTGTATGCCAGCTTAGAGCGAATAGATCCGCGGACGATGGAAGCAGCGGGAGATCTATATGCCAATGCAATCACAACTTTTAGAAAAGTAACGTTGCCACTATCGATGCCTGGAGTAGTTGCTGGAACCCTTCTTACATTTATTCCTGCAGCAGGTGATTATGTCAACGCAGCAATTCTGGGAAATCCAAACACCAAGATGCTCGGCAACGTAATTGAATCTCGATTCTTTAAAATCGTGGATTATCCAACCGCTGCGGCGCTCTCATTTACATTGATGGCTGCAATTTTGATCTTGGTAACAATTTATATCCGCAAGGCCGGAACAGAGGAACTCGTATGA
- a CDS encoding ABC transporter permease, protein MKITWWFRKNLIRVYMVLGFTYLFIPVAYTFAFSFNNGGKSNLVWKGFTLGNWQNPCGAPDVCVALGNSIRVGLISTVAATMLGTLIAFALGRHQFKGRSTTNTLIFLPMATPEVVLGASLLAMFLNLGVNPGFWPVVIAHVMFCISFVVVTVKARIASLDPRLEQAAMDLYANEFQTFRKVTLPLVAPGIAGAALLAFSLSFDDFIITNFNSGTLTTFPKFVYVASARGIPAQANVIGSAMFFLALFIVIAGQLVSRRKAR, encoded by the coding sequence ATGAAAATTACTTGGTGGTTTCGAAAGAACCTCATACGCGTATACATGGTTCTGGGATTTACCTATCTTTTCATTCCGGTTGCATACACATTTGCCTTCTCATTTAACAATGGAGGTAAGAGCAATCTAGTTTGGAAAGGTTTCACTCTAGGAAATTGGCAAAATCCTTGTGGCGCTCCAGATGTGTGTGTAGCACTCGGCAACTCAATCCGTGTGGGACTAATCTCGACGGTGGCAGCAACGATGCTAGGAACATTAATTGCTTTTGCACTTGGTCGCCACCAATTCAAAGGTAGATCCACTACGAACACCCTAATTTTCTTACCAATGGCAACACCAGAAGTTGTACTCGGTGCATCCCTACTAGCAATGTTTTTAAATTTGGGTGTCAATCCAGGATTTTGGCCAGTAGTTATCGCCCACGTAATGTTCTGTATTTCTTTCGTAGTTGTGACGGTTAAAGCGCGCATCGCATCCCTTGACCCACGTCTTGAACAAGCGGCGATGGATCTTTATGCAAATGAGTTCCAAACTTTTAGAAAAGTTACCTTGCCACTAGTAGCACCAGGAATTGCCGGTGCGGCATTACTTGCATTTAGCCTTTCATTTGATGATTTTATTATTACCAACTTTAACTCTGGCACGTTAACAACTTTTCCTAAGTTTGTTTATGTTGCATCTGCACGAGGAATCCCTGCACAAGCCAACGTAATTGGTTCTGCAATGTTTTTCTTAGCTTTATTCATCGTAATAGCGGGTCAACTTGTCAGTCGGAGAAAAGCCCGCTAA